Below is a genomic region from Argiope bruennichi chromosome 11, qqArgBrue1.1, whole genome shotgun sequence.
GCCTGATGATAAAGGAATAATTCAGAACATCAGATCACCAAATAAAGATAACACTTGTTTTGAAATTGATCAACATTTTGTTGATTTGGAAAGTTCCATTTGTACTTGCTTTGTTGGCATGAATGGAAAGCTTTGCAAGCATTTAAGTGCTgtaattctgaaacaaaataaacaatcaacATTTGTCTATTCTCtagaaagtagaaaattaatgTATGAAGTGGCTACTGGAAAAAAATTGGATTCAAATAGCACCCTCTTGCTACCTTTAAGTTTTAACCCATCACACAATTTTCCTTCTTCTCAATCTGATGATGCTCTACAACCACAAATTTCTTCTACGGTACTTCCACATTCATCTAACGATATactttcacaatttaataataatacacttAAACATTCTTCAAATGACACGCTTTCACCTAGAGATATTGACACATTTTCACGGCCTTGCAATGAGAACAACATGATTCTACCAACTATAAACACTACTTCACAGCCCATTGCAGCTACATGTCAAAACTCAGACAGTGAAACAGATGATGATGATggtgattatttacaaaaatttgatgatataATTAATCGGATTAAATCCGGT
It encodes:
- the LOC129956448 gene encoding uncharacterized protein LOC129956448 gives rise to the protein MNGKLCKHLSAVILKQNKQSTFVYSLESRKLMYEVATGKKLDSNSTLLLPLSFNPSHNFPSSQSDDALQPQISSTVLPHSSNDILSQFNNNTLKHSSNDTLSPRDIDTFSRPCNENNMILPTINTTSQPIAATCQNSDSETDDDDGDYLQKFDDIINRIKSGYKNNPDVFKPAIKKMVKHVNKFGKTETGLVFTLHNFGRNLNYSSRILKCSRRRGNQIPIEPTAIARRKSILVGKLKLVEGQLNEHYHLP